The following proteins are encoded in a genomic region of Leptospira fainei serovar Hurstbridge str. BUT 6:
- the ilvB gene encoding biosynthetic-type acetolactate synthase large subunit yields the protein MKTKTVLEKDISQNSNAPTNGAEIVVHFLLHKGIETVVGIPGGANLPLYDALHGSGIRHILARNEQGAGFIAQGIARATGAVAVCLASSGPGATNLVTAIADAKCDSVPLVAITGQVSTSLIGTDAFQEIDTYGLSKPITKRNYIVRSVQELISALSEAFQIAEEGRPGPVWIDIPKDVQLSPYEGDWEKTLEEWDLLETSGKITFVDPFFEEKFVSFCELLRDCKRPVLYIGGGVKLAAAEYLLRDFAESQDIPVTSTLMGLDCFPQNHRLSLGMLGMHGAPFTNLVLEESDLLLAFGVRFDDRATGKLETFCPNAKVVHVDIDPREIGKLRKPDLSFQTDLYDFLKNAVGIPSRRRGEWNSLVSSWKALFPLPNLRTNGGFSPDVILKICKESLGSDAILTSDVGQHQMWVAQFYPFQNRRTWVTSGGLGTMGFGLPVAIGISLAMPKKTVLCISGDGSILMNIQELDTLADLQSNVKILIFDNRHLGLVRQQQELFFQSRFYGSSYERESKLAAVAQAFDIPSLNLAEVANPIDELRKFLVKPGPGFAVIPVDPTLHVLPMVPAGKGNLEMLLE from the coding sequence ATGAAAACTAAGACCGTATTGGAAAAGGATATATCACAAAATTCGAATGCTCCTACAAACGGGGCCGAGATTGTCGTTCATTTTCTTTTACATAAAGGAATCGAAACGGTTGTGGGAATTCCGGGAGGAGCAAACCTACCGCTATACGATGCTTTACATGGCAGCGGAATTCGCCATATTCTAGCCCGCAATGAACAAGGTGCAGGGTTTATTGCCCAAGGAATAGCGAGGGCAACCGGAGCGGTAGCGGTTTGCCTGGCTTCGTCGGGACCGGGAGCGACAAATCTTGTAACGGCAATCGCCGATGCTAAATGCGATTCAGTGCCTCTAGTGGCGATTACCGGACAGGTCTCGACATCTTTGATCGGTACGGACGCGTTTCAGGAAATAGATACATACGGACTATCGAAGCCTATTACAAAAAGGAATTATATTGTTCGATCAGTTCAGGAATTAATCTCCGCGTTAAGCGAAGCATTTCAAATTGCCGAAGAGGGCCGTCCGGGACCAGTATGGATAGATATTCCGAAAGACGTTCAACTATCTCCGTACGAGGGGGATTGGGAAAAGACCTTGGAAGAGTGGGATCTTTTGGAAACATCCGGGAAAATAACGTTTGTGGACCCTTTTTTCGAAGAGAAGTTTGTAAGCTTTTGCGAGCTTCTACGGGATTGTAAACGACCGGTTTTGTATATCGGCGGCGGAGTCAAACTCGCAGCAGCGGAATATCTGTTACGGGATTTTGCGGAATCCCAGGATATTCCGGTGACTTCGACGTTAATGGGTTTGGATTGCTTTCCTCAAAATCATCGTTTGTCTTTAGGAATGTTGGGAATGCACGGCGCTCCGTTTACGAATTTAGTATTAGAAGAATCTGATTTACTATTGGCGTTCGGAGTAAGATTCGACGACAGAGCTACTGGAAAGTTGGAAACATTCTGCCCGAACGCAAAAGTCGTTCATGTCGACATCGATCCTCGAGAGATCGGGAAGCTGCGAAAGCCGGATCTTTCCTTTCAGACGGATTTGTATGATTTTCTGAAGAACGCCGTTGGAATTCCCTCACGAAGAAGGGGGGAATGGAATTCGCTCGTCTCGAGCTGGAAGGCACTATTTCCGCTTCCGAATCTCCGAACTAACGGCGGGTTTTCACCGGATGTGATTTTGAAGATTTGCAAAGAATCGCTCGGGTCCGACGCGATATTAACGAGCGACGTTGGCCAGCATCAAATGTGGGTGGCCCAGTTTTATCCTTTTCAAAATCGCCGGACTTGGGTTACTTCAGGCGGTCTTGGAACGATGGGCTTTGGATTGCCGGTCGCGATCGGAATTTCGTTAGCTATGCCGAAGAAGACAGTCCTTTGCATTTCGGGAGACGGTTCTATTTTGATGAATATTCAGGAATTGGATACTCTGGCCGATCTGCAATCGAATGTAAAAATTCTAATATTCGATAATCGGCATTTGGGATTGGTTCGTCAGCAGCAAGAACTCTTCTTCCAAAGTAGGTTTTACGGCAGTTCTTACGAGCGTGAATCCAAATTGGCGGCCGTCGCGCAGGCATTCGATATCCCGAGCTTGAATTTAGCGGAGGTTGCGAATCCTATCGACGAGTTGCGGAAGTTTCTCGTTAAACCAGGTCCTGGTTTTGCCGTTATCCCTGTGGATCCGACGCTGCATGTTTTGCCGATGGTTCCCGCCGGAAAAGGGAATTTGGAGATGTTATTGGAATGA
- a CDS encoding LruC domain-containing protein yields MADTTKKISKIWFALGLCSLISCSSQQNPDYAWLLSLAQGATPVAAPTGSSDFSVQVQDASTPVDFAFDTTRTLTVNVQVIDPVAPVNGSLVQLTVASATPGTPSNKSIFTAYTNTNGQVTGSFTVDSDTNTVHLQVQAYGKFYDIDINITNVTVINRRISISFTANETLLVDTDGDGVPDVNDAYPLDPTRAFIVRIPVSDYYTIAFEDLFPNEGDADFNDYAVRTYFEEDLNAKGGVARVRGYFTHVAKGAAYNHTLHFSLPNAASVSSYTLNRLGYDGTTVEQALSGTGPAISGLEILGNSSTTIQSWNSRKTDTFHVGKSAHLEVILSAPISTTNLGPPPFDTYLHVINTNKDIHAAGKFFDAKGADLYRDSTGFPWYLLIPGNFLWPYEGENIRIPYSQFKTWYESLGTTDIDWYRNPDKTKVFQSTP; encoded by the coding sequence ATGGCCGATACTACAAAAAAAATATCAAAAATCTGGTTCGCACTCGGGCTTTGTTCTTTAATCTCCTGCTCGTCGCAGCAAAATCCTGATTACGCCTGGCTCCTAAGCCTTGCACAGGGGGCGACTCCCGTAGCCGCTCCGACAGGAAGCTCGGATTTTAGCGTGCAAGTACAGGATGCTTCAACTCCCGTTGATTTTGCATTCGATACGACTCGAACTCTGACCGTAAACGTGCAGGTAATCGACCCTGTAGCTCCGGTCAATGGAAGCCTAGTGCAATTGACGGTCGCTTCCGCTACCCCGGGTACGCCGAGTAACAAATCGATTTTTACCGCATATACGAATACAAACGGGCAAGTAACCGGAAGCTTTACCGTCGACAGCGATACGAATACTGTGCATCTTCAAGTACAGGCTTATGGAAAATTCTACGACATTGATATCAATATTACTAACGTAACGGTGATCAACCGTAGGATTTCCATCTCGTTTACGGCAAATGAAACCCTTTTAGTCGATACGGACGGAGACGGGGTTCCGGACGTGAACGACGCTTATCCTCTGGATCCGACTCGAGCCTTTATCGTTCGGATCCCCGTATCGGATTACTACACTATAGCTTTCGAAGATTTATTTCCTAACGAGGGGGACGCGGACTTTAATGATTATGCGGTTCGTACCTATTTCGAAGAGGATTTGAATGCTAAGGGAGGAGTGGCGCGAGTTCGAGGTTATTTTACGCATGTAGCCAAAGGAGCCGCCTACAATCATACGCTTCATTTTAGTTTGCCGAACGCTGCCTCCGTAAGTTCCTACACTCTGAATCGCCTAGGATATGATGGAACGACAGTCGAGCAAGCATTAAGCGGAACAGGGCCGGCGATCTCAGGCTTGGAAATACTCGGCAACAGCTCTACGACTATCCAGTCCTGGAATTCCAGAAAAACGGACACATTTCATGTCGGGAAATCGGCTCATTTGGAAGTCATTCTTTCCGCGCCGATATCCACTACAAACTTAGGTCCACCGCCGTTCGATACGTATCTGCACGTAATCAATACGAATAAGGACATTCACGCAGCCGGTAAATTCTTCGATGCAAAGGGCGCCGACTTATATAGAGATTCTACTGGATTCCCTTGGTATTTATTGATTCCGGGTAATTTTTTATGGCCCTACGAAGGAGAGAATATCCGAATTCCTTATTCTCAGTTCAAAACTTGGTACGAGTCGTTGGGAACCACGGACATCGATTGGTATCGAAATCCTGACAAGACGAAAGTATTCCAATCCACACCATAA
- a CDS encoding sensor histidine kinase encodes MATGILKPKDLKRLSIDPATEKALVYFLSLVEEISPIVALDKFNTIHFANASFQKEFRVRSSMIGVSLFSILKLDSKEEANLRENLNKSRNIKLQNQEFRKGNKFYGYTAFPFGNSTGMILKDISQNKKLQKKIANLHTKVLASQEEERSRLARELHDGVGQLILAAKLHFQAYQKSAVDHADSFKSGLGLIDRASQELREIYTNLQPSSLKELGLESALNALATGIFPLQKIKVKTEFKVPEKIPQVVQNQVFRILQEICANILKHAQANRVEIHITSEKGTLVVFAKDNGKGFREKEARIKPTGFGLENIRRRVEDMNGTLFLESELGIGTTYVLRIPLKQRSKEKI; translated from the coding sequence GTGGCGACGGGAATCCTAAAACCTAAGGACCTAAAGCGTCTTTCTATCGATCCGGCAACGGAGAAGGCCTTAGTATACTTCTTATCCCTCGTTGAGGAAATCTCGCCGATCGTCGCCTTGGATAAATTTAACACGATTCATTTTGCGAACGCTTCTTTTCAAAAGGAATTCCGCGTCCGATCTAGCATGATCGGCGTCAGTCTTTTCTCCATTCTAAAATTAGATTCGAAAGAGGAAGCCAACCTCCGGGAAAATCTGAATAAATCCCGTAATATAAAATTGCAAAACCAAGAGTTTAGGAAGGGAAATAAATTTTACGGTTATACGGCGTTTCCTTTCGGAAACAGCACCGGCATGATCCTAAAGGATATTAGCCAAAACAAAAAACTGCAAAAGAAAATCGCAAATTTGCATACCAAGGTTCTTGCGTCTCAGGAAGAAGAACGCTCTCGCCTAGCGCGGGAACTCCATGACGGCGTTGGTCAACTCATCCTAGCGGCAAAATTGCATTTTCAGGCATACCAAAAATCCGCGGTTGATCATGCCGATTCCTTCAAGTCCGGTCTCGGCCTGATAGATCGGGCAAGTCAGGAGCTAAGGGAAATCTACACGAACTTACAACCTTCTTCTTTAAAAGAACTCGGTCTAGAGTCGGCGCTTAACGCACTTGCAACGGGAATCTTTCCGCTTCAAAAAATAAAGGTAAAGACTGAATTCAAGGTCCCGGAAAAGATTCCCCAAGTCGTGCAAAACCAAGTCTTTAGAATTCTTCAGGAAATCTGCGCGAATATTCTGAAGCACGCTCAGGCCAATAGGGTGGAGATTCACATCACATCCGAAAAGGGCACCTTAGTCGTTTTCGCAAAAGATAACGGAAAAGGATTTCGAGAAAAGGAAGCTAGAATTAAACCAACCGGATTTGGCTTGGAAAACATCCGGCGTAGAGTCGAGGACATGAACGGAACTCTATTCTTAGAATCGGAACTCGGAATAGGTACGACCTATGTGCTTCGAATTCCGCTGAAACAACGTTCGAAGGAGAAGATATGA
- a CDS encoding DUF1554 domain-containing protein, with protein sequence MRRKKCIIKLLFLFSSFNVGSQLLFCSKPFPEGDEYLLLSVLQSSSGANSPTSFKYIFVTSGTSNGNLGGVSGADAICSGAKATDGASLPGTSTEYKALIVGTGRTAGGAGWPLHASTSYYKNYPNPTLVFSTTAGALPSLPLNQAIPGSAIHIWTGISNTWTTGTTCLNWADNTLGNTGEYGVSGATDITSFNNSFADTCDTLNHLLCVRF encoded by the coding sequence ATGCGTCGGAAAAAGTGCATTATAAAACTTTTGTTCCTTTTTTCTTCGTTTAACGTAGGTTCCCAATTATTATTCTGTTCAAAACCGTTTCCGGAAGGAGACGAATATCTATTGTTAAGCGTATTGCAGTCAAGCTCGGGAGCCAATTCGCCGACTTCGTTCAAATATATTTTTGTGACTTCCGGTACCAGTAACGGAAATTTAGGCGGTGTGAGCGGGGCGGATGCGATTTGTTCGGGTGCGAAGGCGACGGACGGCGCAAGCTTACCCGGAACTAGCACGGAGTATAAAGCTTTGATAGTAGGCACCGGCAGGACGGCCGGCGGAGCGGGTTGGCCTTTGCATGCTTCGACATCGTATTATAAAAATTATCCTAATCCGACCTTGGTATTTTCCACAACGGCCGGCGCACTCCCAAGTCTTCCTTTGAATCAAGCGATTCCGGGTTCCGCAATTCATATCTGGACGGGAATATCCAATACCTGGACGACAGGCACCACTTGCTTAAATTGGGCGGATAATACTCTCGGAAATACGGGGGAATACGGAGTTTCCGGAGCCACCGATATCACTTCGTTTAATAATTCATTCGCGGATACCTGCGATACTTTGAATCATTTACTCTGCGTTCGTTTCTAA
- a CDS encoding DUF2065 family protein, translated as MIGAAKSVQYFGMYLVFEGILLLIIPDFFLNLFLLQAADVWVRITGLCLMILGYFYFNMGNQNVRPFLVLSTHTRTFQFIILGIFVALEWIGPTILIAGGVELLAGIWTFFELRNEARTVRK; from the coding sequence ATGATCGGTGCCGCTAAAAGTGTTCAATATTTCGGAATGTATCTTGTTTTTGAAGGAATTCTTTTATTAATCATTCCTGATTTCTTTCTAAATCTCTTCCTTCTTCAGGCGGCCGACGTGTGGGTCCGAATTACCGGCCTTTGTCTAATGATTCTCGGTTATTTTTATTTCAATATGGGAAATCAAAATGTCAGGCCATTTTTGGTTCTTTCTACCCATACTCGGACATTTCAATTCATAATTTTAGGAATCTTCGTTGCACTGGAATGGATCGGGCCGACCATTCTTATAGCCGGTGGAGTTGAACTTCTCGCCGGTATTTGGACCTTTTTTGAATTGCGTAACGAGGCGAGAACCGTTCGAAAATAG
- a CDS encoding anthranilate synthase component I family protein — MRLEIRDLRNQVESLSPRPILKPFPLREEETDRFFRSLLSESPIAVLLESLGPESDNSRYTFISGFPKRTFTAKGNRLDMDGVFLGQGNPYHLLSEIFSPRRSPSSTDSNTGTFHRSFLESTESGGGGLYGFLSYEAVNDMEPGLGLKEHAQFPKFQFAWMEDGILIDRRTGKSSYFYYGIDRYKLFEDIYKKKDLKSNSISLKYLGQSRTKQDHRKMVEEAKEEIRLGNTFQCQIGFKRSYEIRGENLKLYEALRAINPSPFMFYMAFHDQALLGASPELLFRLKDGVLESFPLAGTIRRGENDEEDRNLAFQLLSDPKEIAEHNMLVDLHRNDLGRVAKFGTVKVRDSFALKKFSHVQHLSTEISGILRSGKDMFSGLASSFPTGTLSGAPKMESMRIIERIENDPRGPYGGAIGRFGFDGNCSFCIPIRSFFKNGEEGFIRASGGVVYDSVPESEYQEIQNKMGAVLRAIDEVSK; from the coding sequence ATGCGCTTAGAAATACGCGATTTAAGAAACCAGGTGGAATCTTTATCTCCACGACCAATTTTGAAACCGTTTCCGTTGAGAGAAGAGGAAACGGATCGTTTTTTCCGTTCATTACTTTCGGAATCTCCGATTGCAGTGCTTCTCGAGAGTCTAGGGCCGGAATCGGACAATTCCAGGTACACGTTCATTTCAGGATTTCCCAAACGAACATTTACGGCAAAAGGAAATCGTTTGGATATGGACGGAGTGTTCTTGGGTCAGGGGAATCCCTATCATTTGTTGTCGGAGATATTCTCTCCCCGAAGAAGTCCGAGTTCAACGGATTCGAATACCGGTACTTTTCACAGATCTTTTCTGGAAAGTACGGAATCGGGTGGAGGAGGTCTTTATGGATTCCTCTCTTACGAAGCGGTAAACGATATGGAACCGGGATTGGGATTAAAGGAGCACGCTCAATTTCCCAAGTTTCAATTCGCTTGGATGGAAGACGGGATTTTAATCGATCGTAGGACGGGGAAGTCCAGTTACTTTTATTACGGCATCGATCGCTATAAATTATTCGAAGATATCTACAAGAAAAAGGATCTTAAATCGAATTCTATTTCTTTAAAGTATTTGGGACAGTCTAGAACCAAGCAGGATCATCGCAAGATGGTAGAAGAGGCAAAGGAAGAAATTCGCCTCGGAAATACGTTCCAATGCCAAATAGGGTTTAAGCGATCGTATGAAATTCGAGGAGAGAATCTGAAATTGTACGAGGCTCTACGCGCAATAAACCCGTCGCCGTTTATGTTCTATATGGCTTTTCATGATCAGGCGCTTTTGGGTGCAAGTCCCGAATTGTTATTTCGATTGAAAGACGGAGTATTAGAATCCTTTCCTTTGGCGGGTACGATTCGAAGAGGGGAGAACGATGAGGAAGATCGAAATCTCGCGTTTCAACTTCTTTCCGATCCGAAAGAAATCGCGGAGCATAATATGTTAGTGGATTTACATCGAAACGATTTGGGACGAGTCGCAAAATTCGGAACTGTGAAGGTAAGAGATTCGTTCGCGTTAAAAAAATTCAGTCATGTTCAACATCTTTCCACCGAGATTTCGGGGATTCTTCGATCCGGGAAGGACATGTTCTCGGGGTTGGCTTCCTCGTTCCCGACCGGAACTTTAAGCGGAGCTCCGAAAATGGAATCGATGCGAATCATAGAGAGGATCGAAAACGATCCTAGAGGGCCGTACGGCGGAGCGATCGGTCGTTTCGGTTTTGACGGAAACTGTTCATTTTGCATTCCGATTCGGAGTTTCTTTAAAAATGGAGAGGAGGGGTTTATTCGCGCGTCGGGCGGCGTTGTCTACGATTCAGTTCCCGAGTCGGAGTATCAGGAAATTCAAAACAAGATGGGAGCGGTATTGAGAGCGATTGACGAGGTATCAAAATGA
- the tpx gene encoding thiol peroxidase, with product MANVTLKGSPVQLEGKLVQVGDKAPDFAGTAKDLSSKSLKDFADKVKILVGVPSLDTSVCALETKKFHERAAKLDGIVTIVISGDLPFAMNRFCTTEGIDSPNLVTLSQFRDFSFSKAFGTHIADGGLKGLSARAVFVLDKNNTVKYAELVPEIASEPNYEAAVAEAKKLI from the coding sequence ATGGCAAATGTCACATTAAAAGGAAGTCCCGTTCAATTGGAAGGGAAGTTGGTACAAGTAGGAGACAAAGCTCCTGACTTTGCTGGAACTGCAAAGGATCTCAGCTCGAAAAGTTTAAAAGACTTCGCGGACAAAGTAAAAATTTTAGTCGGAGTTCCCAGTCTTGACACCTCGGTTTGTGCTCTGGAAACGAAGAAATTTCACGAGAGAGCGGCAAAGTTGGACGGAATCGTCACGATCGTAATTTCCGGAGACCTCCCGTTCGCAATGAACCGATTTTGCACGACTGAAGGAATCGACTCACCGAACTTAGTCACCCTCTCTCAGTTTCGGGATTTTTCCTTCTCGAAGGCTTTTGGGACGCATATCGCCGACGGCGGACTCAAAGGCTTATCGGCAAGGGCCGTGTTTGTTTTAGATAAGAACAATACCGTAAAGTATGCGGAGCTAGTGCCGGAAATCGCCAGCGAACCTAATTACGAGGCGGCCGTCGCCGAGGCGAAGAAACTAATTTAG
- a CDS encoding HDOD domain-containing protein, translated as MSQGKALELFHHKDYGVFSNLKDLNQPIQENLPFHFKFHNLTENVDNVLARVLDRYLLHLDIIFVRDSVLAALKETITNTIKANVKRIYFRELQADIQNPAVYRSKIVGFKKSYLDNKEKYEDLLFKNNYVVLVSFIHSKDAIRIRVMNNVKLSPEEVDRINQRIEKAKTYNDLAEAFVEKGDETEGAGLGLIMTLMMLKNDGLGASSYRVESQGNNTSVIIDIPIRIQRENIQLQKADEIIKQVDQLPTFPKAIQDIQATIDKPNSSIGQIAEMIKRDVALSANILKLANSAAFRRGGKVESLDRAIQLIGLKELQVLLYSLGTKQILEEKFPAFLAIWEKSNQCAYYCKLIALRLSMQKDTVSNLMSVALLHDIGEIILLSLESGKMNKIQNYSASKEIASAITLEEAAFGITHTKIGALISEKWNFPELYSRGMEYHHRPLLAEEHYKEIIFPIYLADTMIKINNEEAKYSEIPEEVLKYCKFFTSGDFHSFRTKALESFEATL; from the coding sequence ATGAGCCAAGGAAAAGCCCTTGAACTGTTCCACCATAAAGATTACGGAGTCTTCAGCAATCTGAAGGACTTGAATCAACCAATTCAGGAAAATCTACCATTCCATTTCAAATTTCATAATCTAACCGAAAACGTGGATAATGTTCTCGCGAGAGTTCTGGATCGATATCTATTGCATTTGGATATAATTTTCGTAAGAGATTCGGTTCTTGCCGCCCTAAAAGAAACGATTACGAATACGATCAAAGCAAATGTTAAACGAATTTATTTCAGGGAATTGCAGGCGGATATCCAGAATCCGGCGGTATATAGAAGTAAAATCGTAGGTTTCAAAAAATCGTATCTTGATAATAAGGAAAAATACGAGGACCTGCTATTTAAAAATAATTATGTGGTCCTGGTTTCATTCATACACAGTAAAGACGCGATACGTATTCGCGTGATGAATAACGTTAAATTAAGTCCTGAAGAAGTCGATCGGATCAACCAAAGGATCGAAAAGGCCAAAACTTATAACGACTTGGCGGAAGCCTTCGTGGAAAAAGGCGACGAGACCGAAGGCGCGGGACTCGGCTTAATCATGACTTTGATGATGTTGAAAAACGACGGACTTGGCGCCAGTTCCTATAGAGTGGAAAGCCAAGGCAACAACACTTCGGTCATTATCGATATTCCGATTAGAATCCAACGCGAGAATATCCAACTTCAAAAAGCTGACGAGATTATTAAGCAGGTCGATCAGTTACCTACCTTTCCTAAAGCGATTCAGGACATCCAAGCGACGATCGATAAACCGAATTCAAGTATCGGTCAGATCGCGGAGATGATCAAACGTGACGTGGCATTATCTGCGAATATTCTTAAGCTGGCAAACTCCGCCGCTTTTCGTCGGGGAGGTAAAGTCGAATCCTTGGATCGCGCAATCCAATTAATCGGACTCAAAGAACTTCAAGTCCTTCTTTATTCGCTGGGAACCAAACAGATTTTGGAGGAAAAATTTCCTGCCTTCCTTGCAATTTGGGAAAAATCGAACCAGTGCGCATATTACTGCAAGCTGATCGCGCTGAGACTATCCATGCAAAAGGATACGGTGAGTAATTTAATGTCGGTCGCTCTATTGCACGATATCGGAGAAATCATTCTTCTTTCTCTTGAATCGGGAAAGATGAATAAAATCCAAAATTACTCAGCTTCGAAAGAAATAGCTTCCGCCATAACTTTAGAAGAAGCAGCCTTCGGAATTACGCATACGAAGATCGGTGCATTGATTTCCGAGAAATGGAATTTTCCGGAACTCTATTCGCGTGGAATGGAATATCACCATCGCCCTCTTTTGGCGGAAGAGCATTACAAAGAAATTATTTTCCCCATTTACTTGGCGGACACGATGATAAAAATTAATAATGAAGAGGCGAAGTACTCGGAAATTCCGGAAGAAGTCTTAAAGTATTGTAAATTTTTTACTTCAGGTGATTTTCATTCCTTTAGGACTAAAGCCTTGGAAAGTTTCGAGGCTACATTATAA
- a CDS encoding aldehyde dehydrogenase family protein, with amino-acid sequence MPTTATPNPTTTASAPPASMVVFPPANPKEMERIFKLQQRQFHTVLKLTKAKDRILRLKKLKATVERLTPEIKQALQKDFRKAYHETDLTEIMPSIGELNDAIRNVKSWMRPVPVKTPMSLFGASSKVVYEPKGVSLIIAPWNYPFYLAIAPLVAAIAAGNTAIIKPSEFTPEISKLLVKLVKETFPEEEVAVFEGDHTVSTALMELPFDHIFFTGSTHVGKIVMAAAAKNLSTVTLELGGKSPAIIVPDADLKKAAKKLMWGKIMNAGQTCVAPDYLLLPEGKTDEFVKYAKEAVASFYGKSDESIKQNPDFCRLVNQRNFQRVSGYIHEAVEKGAKVVMGGDTDSAQNYIAPTLLTNVPANSHIMEDEIFGPVMPILTYKTLDEAIEKVVSRPKPLALYVFGKNNRAISKVLRETSSGGASVNEVIVHLVNPHLPFGGINHSGHGSYHGWWGFKTFSHEKSVFKQAAFASIDMLYPPYTGFVDKMIQFTKKFFV; translated from the coding sequence ATGCCAACGACAGCAACCCCAAATCCCACAACGACAGCTTCCGCCCCTCCGGCCAGCATGGTCGTTTTTCCGCCCGCCAATCCAAAGGAAATGGAGAGAATTTTTAAGCTACAACAACGCCAATTTCATACGGTCTTAAAGCTTACAAAGGCGAAGGACAGGATTCTACGTCTAAAAAAACTTAAAGCCACGGTCGAAAGACTGACTCCGGAGATCAAGCAAGCTCTTCAAAAGGATTTTCGAAAGGCTTATCATGAGACCGATCTCACGGAAATTATGCCGTCCATCGGAGAACTGAACGATGCCATTCGCAACGTTAAGAGTTGGATGAGACCCGTTCCGGTAAAAACTCCAATGTCCTTATTCGGTGCTTCCAGCAAAGTGGTTTATGAACCTAAAGGAGTCAGTTTGATTATCGCTCCTTGGAACTATCCTTTTTATTTGGCGATAGCTCCTCTGGTTGCCGCAATCGCAGCCGGAAATACGGCGATCATCAAACCTTCGGAATTTACCCCGGAAATTTCCAAACTTCTGGTAAAACTCGTTAAGGAGACATTTCCCGAAGAAGAGGTAGCGGTCTTCGAAGGAGACCATACCGTATCAACGGCATTAATGGAACTTCCTTTCGATCATATTTTCTTCACCGGCAGTACGCATGTGGGGAAAATCGTCATGGCCGCCGCAGCAAAAAATCTTTCTACGGTGACTTTGGAATTGGGAGGAAAATCTCCGGCGATCATCGTACCGGACGCAGATTTAAAGAAAGCGGCTAAAAAACTCATGTGGGGAAAAATCATGAATGCCGGTCAAACTTGCGTCGCTCCGGATTACCTTCTACTTCCGGAAGGAAAAACGGATGAGTTCGTAAAATACGCAAAAGAAGCGGTCGCTAGTTTCTACGGTAAATCGGACGAATCCATCAAACAAAATCCGGATTTTTGCCGCTTAGTCAACCAACGGAATTTCCAGAGGGTGTCGGGTTATATCCATGAAGCAGTGGAAAAGGGGGCGAAAGTCGTGATGGGAGGCGATACGGATTCCGCTCAGAATTATATCGCTCCAACGCTGTTAACGAACGTTCCTGCAAATTCCCATATCATGGAAGATGAAATTTTCGGGCCTGTCATGCCAATTCTCACTTATAAGACATTGGACGAGGCGATCGAGAAAGTAGTTTCGAGACCGAAGCCGTTAGCTTTATACGTATTCGGAAAAAATAATAGAGCAATCTCGAAGGTATTGAGAGAGACTTCTTCAGGCGGAGCTTCGGTGAACGAGGTAATCGTGCATTTGGTGAATCCTCATTTGCCTTTCGGAGGGATAAACCATTCCGGACACGGTAGCTATCATGGCTGGTGGGGATTTAAAACTTTCTCCCATGAAAAATCCGTATTTAAACAGGCAGCTTTCGCTTCGATCGATATGCTGTATCCTCCTTACACCGGTTTCGTGGATAAGATGATTCAATTCACTAAAAAGTTCTTCGTTTAA
- a CDS encoding response regulator, translated as MNTQPSTCKLYLVDDHAILREGLRLIISGQADLQIIGENGNAEQALDEIGKLEPDIVITDISMPGVSGIDLVKGIKRYYPKIQVIILSRHDNEEYIQKLVDLGINGYVLKDDAGEDLLRAIDAVRRKETYLSPRIATRVISGLNKKKTGEQSEEGPSVFSVLSDRERQILKLISEGNSNEKIGKLLHISPATVKVHRANIMKKLDLHKVADLVVYAIRAGIVES; from the coding sequence ATGAACACCCAACCATCAACTTGTAAACTCTATCTCGTAGACGACCACGCGATCCTAAGGGAGGGACTCAGGTTGATTATTTCCGGCCAAGCCGATCTACAAATCATCGGCGAGAACGGTAACGCCGAACAAGCCTTAGATGAGATCGGAAAATTAGAACCGGATATCGTCATAACCGATATTTCTATGCCCGGCGTCAGCGGTATCGATTTAGTGAAAGGAATCAAACGTTACTATCCTAAGATTCAAGTCATCATTCTCTCCAGACACGATAACGAAGAGTATATTCAAAAATTGGTCGATCTAGGAATTAACGGATACGTATTGAAGGACGATGCCGGAGAAGATTTGTTAAGAGCCATCGATGCAGTTCGCCGTAAAGAGACGTATCTTAGTCCTCGCATAGCAACTAGAGTCATTTCAGGGCTCAATAAGAAAAAAACGGGAGAGCAGTCCGAAGAAGGACCGTCCGTATTTTCGGTCCTATCCGATCGTGAACGCCAAATTCTAAAATTGATTTCGGAAGGTAACTCCAACGAAAAAATCGGTAAACTACTGCATATATCGCCGGCGACCGTCAAAGTTCATAGAGCGAATATCATGAAGAAGTTGGATCTTCATAAGGTCGCGGATTTGGTAGTTTACGCGATTCGAGCCGGAATCGTGGAAAGTTAG